The nucleotide window TTACCAATACCCATGTTTGTACCAGCGTGGAACTTAGTACCACGTTGACGAACGATGATGTTACCCGCTAATACTGTCTCGCCACCAAAGCGTTTAACGCCTAAACGTTTAGCTTCTGAATCGCGACCGTTACGAGTACTACCTGCTGCCTTCTTATGTGCCATCGTTAACTACTCCTATTAACCGTTGATGCCAGTAATTTTCACTTCAGTGTACCACTGACGGTGGCCTTGCTGCTTACGTGAATGCTTACGACGTTTAAACTTAACGATTTTAACTTTGTCACCACGGCCTTGAGCTACAATCTCAGCTGTAACCTTGCCACCATCAACGTAAGGAGCACCTACTTTGATGTCGTCGCCATCAGCAACCATTAAAACATTATCAAATTCAATTGAAGAGCCGATTTCTTGCTCTAATTTTTCTAAGCGAACAACTTGACCTTCGCTTACACGATGTTGTTTACCACCGCTTTGGAATACCGCGTACATTTGCTACTCCGATACACGCCATCTTCATGTGACGCACAAATTAAAATAATAGGTCGCGGATTCTACGCTAAGATTATTGGATTCGCAAGCCTTAAGATGAATTTTTCCTGTAATTTTTTAAGAAATACAGATTACATAAAATCACACATAGAGATTTCACAGCAAATCCAGACTTACAAGGCGTTGCGACATTATTCTGCGCTAGATCAAAAGTGTTGATAAAGCGATGATATTTTACCCAAATTTTCATTAAGTGTCTTTGCTCTTGCGTAAAATAGTGTAAAATCAGCAACAACAATTATAGCAATAGATTTTTAGCCAACTTCGGCTTTAAATAAAGGATCCTCTGGGATCAAACCGATATATATGAATATTACTGAGATTCAATCCTTGGCCGAAAAGGATATGGCCGACGTCAACAGCCTTATATATAAGCAGCTCGAATCTGACGTGGTGCTTATTAACCAGTTAGGTATGTATATAGTTAACGCTGGTGGTAAGCGAATTCGTCCTTTGTTGACGGTATTGGCTGCTAGAGCGCTCGGCTATCAAGGCGACAAGCACATTTGTTTAGCAGCGATCATCGAGTTTATCCATACGGCTACCTTGTTACATGATGACGTTGTTGATGAATCGGAATTACGACGTGGTCGAGAAACCGCCAATGCGATGTTCGGCAACAGTGCCAGTGTTTTAGTCGGCGACTTCCTATATACCCGTTCGTTCCAGATGATGGTGACGCTTGACGACATGACGGTTATGCAAGTGTTGTCTAATGCGACCAATGTCATTGCCGAAGGCGAGGTTTTGCAGCTTATGAACTGCAACGACCCAGATACCACTGTCGAAAGTTATATGCAGGTCATTTACTCAAAGACAGCTAAGTTGTTTGAAGCGGCGACTCGATTAGCTGCCGTGGTGACAGGGCAAAAGGATGATGTTATTGCGGCAATGAAAGCCTATGGTATGCATTTAGGTACAGCCTTTCAGCTTATCGATGATTTGATGGATTACACCGCTGACGCCAAAAAAATGGGCAAAAATGTCGGTGACGATTTAGCCGAAGGTAAACCAACCTTACCGCTACTTTATGCTATGCACCATGGTAATGAGCAACAAGCCACGATGATCCGCTCCGCTATCGAAAATGGCGATGGTATGGCTCACCTTGATGATATTCTTGTGGCGATGCAACAAACCGGCGCATTAACCTATACCCAACAAATGGCTGAGCAGGAAGCGCAAAAAGCCATAGAAGCATTAGCGACTCTAGATGACAGTGTATATAAGCAAGCATTGATTGCTCTGGCAAATATCGCCGCCAATCGCAGTGTTTAATTTCTGGTGCTAATGTCTTGTGCTAATGTTTTGTTCTAATGTCAGCTAACATGCTAGCGAATATGTCATAAAAAACGGGGTCGATATCGGTCCCGTTTTTTATGGTCACTAATTTGTCACGGCTGTGGCCGCGATAGCGATTAAAATTGTTGTAAAATTGCAGCCACCACTTCTTCGACCACGGCATCCACATTGTCGTCTTGGGTGACTATGGTTTTAGCATAGCCGTGCCAAACCGGTTTCTTTTGCTTACCGTCAAAAATATCAATGGCTAATTCACCTTCTTTGTAGGCGCGACCAGCGTTTGAGTCACTCGGTGCCCAGGCGTAGCCTAGTGGCCCCACCAACCAGTCTTCTTTGTTGTAACCACTCGGGTAGGCATTAGCGGGCATTTTATCTCTAGCCCCCAGGGTAAAGCCGACAGTAAAATCTGCATCAAATACCGATAGAGCAGGGGTATAGCCCATGGCAATTAAAGTCGATGTGATTTGTTTAGCAACTTTTTTGACGATTTGTGGTTCGACATTGCTGCTGTGATTTAAGGCGTAATGATCATTTATCCAGCTAAAGGTCTTGTAATCAGCACGATTAACCTCACCATCGGCATTAACCTCAATGTCGAGTGTTTCGGGCGGACTCGCACAGCCAAATAACGTTAACAGCAACAGTAATGTTGTGAGTAAGGTTCTCATCACCACCTCTTATTAAGATTGAAGATGTTGTTATTGCATCGCTTGCATCACATTGTTATCCAAGCAACAATTTAACTAACTTAACTATAAGAGATTTATAGGTATTTGCTAAAAATTGGCGGTACAAAAATGGTTTGCTACTAATTGCTGCGCCAGTCGTTTAATTGCAAATATAGGTTTTGCAAAAACAACACAAAGCTGACGACGCTAACGATAGCGCATGGTATCGCCAACAGGGCGATATCTGCGAGGTATCCCTGATAACTGAATACCGCGCATATAATACTCGCAGCCAATTCCAGTACGGTTTGTTCAAGACGGGTTTTAATGCCGATTTTAACCGGGCGTATATATTTTTTAAACATTAATGGGCGTTCCTTGCATTACGCTGTTATTTTTATCGTGCGTGTTAGGCAAGCTAACAGCAATTGAATCACCGCTCCAGTGATTTTTTCTGCTATCAAGTATGTTTCTCACGGCGATATTCGGTATCATATGGCAATAATTTATAGCGAGAGAATTTATGTCTTATCTTGATTGTGTGGTGATTGAGCCACAAGAGCAGGCCAATGCCAGTGTTATTTGGTTGCATGGATTAGGTGCCGACGGCCACGATTTTGAGCCAGTTGTTCCTATGATGAAGTTTCCAGAGAACATGCACATTCGCTTCATCTTTCCCCATTCACCAAAAATTCCAGTCACCATTAACGGCGGCATGGTGATGCCTGCTTGGTATGACATTTTAGATATGAGCGTGGATCGCAAAGTTGATGCGGCGCAACTTAAACAGTCAGCAGACGCTATCGATGCATTAATTCAACGGGAAATTGAGCAAGGCATTCCTGCGCAACGAATCATTATTGCAGGTTTCTCTCAAGGTGGTGCGGTGGCCTATGAAACCGCGCTTCGATTTGCCCAGCCTTTGGCAGGTTTGTTGGCGATGTCGACCTACTTTGCGACTAAAGATTGTATTAACTTATCGGCGGCGAATCGCAATATCGATATTATGGTGATGCATGGTAGTCAAGATCCTGTGGTGTTGCCGGTACTCGGTGAACAAGCGAAGCAGAATTTGCGCCAATTAGATTACAAGGTAGAGTCGAAAACCTACGCCATGCCGCATGCGGTTTGTGCAGAGCAAATTAGTGATATCGCTGACTGGATCAGCGCACGATTGGCCTAACCTAGGAGTCATACATGGCAAGATTTGTAGAGTACATCTATCGAGGTAAAACCAAGAAAATTGCCTTTTCTTATTCTCAACATCGCGATATGTACGAAGCGGTAGCGGCGGCGGAAGGTATCGATATCCAGTCCATTCTTGCTATGGAGCAGCAACTGGAAATGGTTAGCCGTGGCCAAGGCATTATGAAAAATTTTAGGCAAAAGGAGTTTGCGCGAATCGGCTTTACTAAAGTCTGGATGATTAAAGACCAATAATTATTGGTCTTTTTTATTGTCACATCCTCTAGCGCTATGGCTTATCTGTGGTTACCTTAAGTTGATAAAACACCACTTGTTCACCTGCAACGTCCGGGTGCTGGTCAGTCTTTTGATAATCTAATCCGAGCTTTTTCATTACCCCGATTGATGCCAGATTTTTAGCATCGGCAATGGCACTAAAATAATCGACTTCACCTTCTGCGATTAACGCATTCATCACCTGTTTAGCAGCCTCACTGGCAAAGCCTTTACCCCATGCACTTTGCTTAAATCGCCAGCCAATTTCTAAATCACGCCAATGCGGTTGTTCGCTGAAAAAATACATCGGCCTGATTAATACCCAACCGAGAAATTGACCGCTTTGTTTTTCATCAACTTGCCACAGACCCCAGCCTTTATCGGCATTTCGATATTTTGCTAAACGAGGGATAAAGACACTTTCTATGGTGTGCATACTATTGGCCTTGCCACCATTAATGTATTTCATGACCTGTGGATCGCTGTCGAGTTCTTGCAACACCTTGGTGTCATTCAAGCCGATAAAGCGGTAGCTAAGGCGGGCGGAGTCCTTGATTGTTAACATGCTGCATCCTTGTATGAGTTAAAGGAAATAAAAAAGTCGGTCTGTATGATAACAGGCCGACTGAATTAAGGTTAACTGTTGCGGTACATTAGCTTGCTATTAGCCGATAAAGGCTAGGTACATTTGCAAGATAATCAAGTTGGTAATATCGATAAAGAACGCACCGACAATTGGCACCACCATAAACGCTTTTGGTGACGGACCATTGCGCGATACTAAAGTACCCATGTTCATTACCGCTGTTGGCGTTGCCCCCATACCAAAACCACAATGACCACCGGCCATAACCGCAGCATCATAGTCTCTGCCCATTAGACGGAAGGTAATAAAGTAGGCAAACAGAGCCAACGTTATGGTCTGACAAACCAAAATCACCAATAAAGGAATGGCAAGATCAAATATTTCCCACAGTTTCAAACTCATTAATGCCATCGATAGAAACAGCGCCAACGACACGGTACCTAAGATATCGACGGTTTCACTATTGATTTTGTATTTGTTGGAGATTTCGCAAATGTTGGTGATGATCACACCAATAAATAAAGCGTAAACAAAATCCGGTATTTTCAGATAACTGATGTCGAAGGAGTCGACAAACTCTTTAAAATATTTTGCCCCAGCGACACAAATAAGCATGATAAACAGCGTCTCTGACACTTTTTTAGCGGTTACTTTGTCTTCTTCCAACTGGTTATAAGTTACCAAATCTGGATGGGTATCGTGATGATGAGCACCACGGCCGTATTCTGATTCAAAGCCGTTCTTATCAATAATGCGCTGTGCAACTGGGCCACCAATAATACCACCCATGACCAAACCAAAGGTTGCCGCCGCCATGGCCAGCTCTAAGGTGTTAATGCCATACATTTCCTGAAACGTGGCCGACCAAGCAGCCCCAGTACCGTGCCCACCACTTAGGGTAATAGAGCCGGCAATCAATCCCATGATAGGTTCAAGGCCGAGCAAACTGGCGAGCGTTACCCCTAAACCATTTTGCACAATAATATAAAGCGTCGCGACACCGAGAAAGATAAACACCTTAGCACCACCTTGTGCCAGCAATTTAAAATTCGCCGACAAACCTACGGTAGAGAAGAACAACAACATAAAGGTGCTTTGCAAGGGCAGGTTAAACTCGATGCTTACGCCTTCAGCGTGTAACCAAGTTATTACGATGGCAATTGCCAGACCGCCAAGGATGGGCTCTGGAAAGTTAAACTTTTGAATAGGTTTGACAATATGATTGATAAAGCGACCTATAAACAATACGAGTATTGCGATGACAAGTGATTCAATCGCACCAACTTCAATTGTTTCATTCATTTTTCACGCGCGTCCTCATTAGTCGTTGCTACCAATGTTATTAACTATAGAACAAAGATTGCCCCTTGGATGAGCAAAGCGCTGCATTTATATACAAAGCGGTTAATTTTTAGAAAAAACAGCATAAAAGCCGTGTGTTGATTTTTTAATCGACTGTTTCCTTGGTGCCTGCTTAGCATCTCTATTTTGTCACTATTTGCGGTAAGTTTGTGATGACTTAGCACATCTTTGATCTAGGCTGTTGCCTCTTGGTAAGCAAGTGTGAATACGCGGTTTTGATTTGTAAAATCGACGGGTTTTTCCTAGTGATCCAAGGCGATTTCATTATGATTGCTGCTCAATCCGGTTAACTGACCAAGATATCGCTAGCTTGGTGAGTTAACTCGATTGGTAAATTACAGCAAGAGAAGTAAATCGAGAAGTAAGAGTTAAATAATGAATGCAATTAAAAATTCACTATCAGCCAAGGTTTTTCTTGGTCTAGTTTTGGGTTTCATTATTGGTACTATGATCCAATATGTTATCCCACCATCATGGGCTGCTGCCGGTTTTGCAACTGAGGCATCGACAGGCCTAGGTGGTATGTTCGTTTCGATGATCAAACTTATCGTCGTACCATTAGTCTTTATTTCCATTACCTGCGGTATTTGTGAATTAAAAGATTTATCAAGTTTTGGTCGCTTAGGTACTAAAACATTCAGTTTCTATATTATTAATACCATTGCTGCTATCGCCTTAACGATGGCAATTGTTATGTGGCTTCAGCCTGGCGTCGGTGTAAACCTTGGTGCGATGGCCGAAAACGTCACACTTGCCGCAACTGAAACGCCGAATATGTGGCAAATGGTGATCAACATTATCCCGTCAAACCCTTTCCAAGCGTTTGCTGAAGGTAATATGTTGCAAATCATCTTTATGGCGATCATGACAGGTATTGCGATTCAAGCGTTAGATAAGCGCGGTGGTCCAGCGATCCGTTCGTTCAAAATGGCGAACGAAATCATGATGAAGCTTATTACCTTGGTAATGTCTTTAGCGCCTTACGGTGTGTTCTTCCTGATGATTTCATTAGGTGCAACATTAGACTCATCTAAGATGTTAGCGGTTGCGGGTTATATCGCGTTAGTGGTTTCCATGTTCATCTTTATGTTCTTGGTGGTTTACCCGATGCTGGTGTTTATCACCACAGGTATTAAACCGGTAACCTTTATAAAGCACATTCGTGAGCAAATCATGTTTTCTCTGTCGAGTGCGTCTTCGAATGCGACCATCCCAGTGACCATGCGTACGGTTACAGAAAAGCTTGGTGTTAGTCGTTCGGTTGCCGGATTTGGTGTTCCGCTTGGGGCAACTATGAACATGTCAGGCGCGGCGATTTATACCACGATTGCGACAATTTTTGTTGCCAATGCCTATGGTATGCCAATGACGGTGGAGCAAATGTTGCCGTTAGGATTTACGGTATTGTTGTTATCAATAGGTGCCGGTGGTGTGCCAGGTGGTGGTATCGTATCAATCGGTATCTGTTTGCATACATTCGGTTTGCCAGTAGAAGCATTGGCTATCGTTGCTGCCGTTGATCGTATTTGTGATATGTTCTGTACCACAGCCAACGTGGTTGGTGACACGGCTATCAATACCATCGTTGCGAAATCTGAAGGTGAAATCGATATCCCTATGCAAGGCCAAGCGGTTACTGCATAAACCTAGTTATCAACGACAAAACGCCGGGCTTATGGCCGGCTTTTTTTTGCCAATTTTTTAGTCACAATAGATACCACCAATAACCACTAACATGTCGCTCTAATGCGTTACTCAAACATCCTCTTTTATAGCAAGCAATGACCCTTTTATAAGCTTGATTTTAGCCATGTTTTTGGCTGTTTTTTAAGTCTTACCAGCTGCCTATATTGTCCACTTTTACGTTTGCCTTATGGCGCATTAAGTTAACTCTGACAACACATCATCAGTACCTACTATTAACACTTTTTAACGCTTGAGTTGCATTCTCGTGTGCTATAAAAACTCGCCCCTTTCTGCGCTATTTCATTTACTGGGGCGACAGACATACTAATAACAAGTGGTAATCAAGAGATGAAAGTATCTGTTAATTTACTGGCACAAAGCATTCGCTATTCGCTGTTAGCATCCGTGCTGAGCGTGCCTGTATCTCAATATGCCTTTGCTGAACAAGAAACCGAAACGACGGTTGAACAAGAAGCAGAGCAGCAACAAACTGACGAAGACATTGAAGTATTTCAAGTCACTGGCTCGCGTATCAGTCAAACCTCATTTGAGGGGCCTAATCCGGTTACCGTAATTACCGGTGAAGACATGGCAAGACAAGGGCACATAACCTTGTTCGATGCATTACAAGACCTGTCGCAAAATACCGGTTTGGTTGACACCAACGAAGTGGGCGCGAGCGGTTTTACGCCGAATGCCAATGTCGTTAATTTGCGTGGCTTTGGTCCGCAATACACCTTAACTCTGATTAACGGTCGCCGTTTAGCTAATTATCCTGCCGCCTATCAGTCAAATAGCTCGGTGGTTAATATCGGTACCATTCCAACCGCCGCCATTGAACGTGTGGAAGTGCTAACAACGGGCGCGTCGGCCATTTATGGTAGTGATGCGGTATCTGGCGTTATTAACGTTATTCTCAAAAAAGACGTTGA belongs to Thalassotalea sp. HSM 43 and includes:
- a CDS encoding DUF4136 domain-containing protein yields the protein MRTLLTTLLLLLTLFGCASPPETLDIEVNADGEVNRADYKTFSWINDHYALNHSSNVEPQIVKKVAKQITSTLIAMGYTPALSVFDADFTVGFTLGARDKMPANAYPSGYNKEDWLVGPLGYAWAPSDSNAGRAYKEGELAIDIFDGKQKKPVWHGYAKTIVTQDDNVDAVVEEVVAAILQQF
- the rpmA gene encoding 50S ribosomal protein L27, with amino-acid sequence MAHKKAAGSTRNGRDSEAKRLGVKRFGGETVLAGNIIVRQRGTKFHAGTNMGIGKDHTLFALTDGKVQFEVKGPQNRKFVSIVAE
- the gltS gene encoding sodium/glutamate symporter, with amino-acid sequence MNETIEVGAIESLVIAILVLFIGRFINHIVKPIQKFNFPEPILGGLAIAIVITWLHAEGVSIEFNLPLQSTFMLLFFSTVGLSANFKLLAQGGAKVFIFLGVATLYIIVQNGLGVTLASLLGLEPIMGLIAGSITLSGGHGTGAAWSATFQEMYGINTLELAMAAATFGLVMGGIIGGPVAQRIIDKNGFESEYGRGAHHHDTHPDLVTYNQLEEDKVTAKKVSETLFIMLICVAGAKYFKEFVDSFDISYLKIPDFVYALFIGVIITNICEISNKYKINSETVDILGTVSLALFLSMALMSLKLWEIFDLAIPLLVILVCQTITLALFAYFITFRLMGRDYDAAVMAGGHCGFGMGATPTAVMNMGTLVSRNGPSPKAFMVVPIVGAFFIDITNLIILQMYLAFIG
- a CDS encoding DUF2960 family protein, producing MARFVEYIYRGKTKKIAFSYSQHRDMYEAVAAAEGIDIQSILAMEQQLEMVSRGQGIMKNFRQKEFARIGFTKVWMIKDQ
- a CDS encoding GNAT family N-acetyltransferase; translation: MLTIKDSARLSYRFIGLNDTKVLQELDSDPQVMKYINGGKANSMHTIESVFIPRLAKYRNADKGWGLWQVDEKQSGQFLGWVLIRPMYFFSEQPHWRDLEIGWRFKQSAWGKGFASEAAKQVMNALIAEGEVDYFSAIADAKNLASIGVMKKLGLDYQKTDQHPDVAGEQVVFYQLKVTTDKP
- a CDS encoding alpha/beta hydrolase; the encoded protein is MSYLDCVVIEPQEQANASVIWLHGLGADGHDFEPVVPMMKFPENMHIRFIFPHSPKIPVTINGGMVMPAWYDILDMSVDRKVDAAQLKQSADAIDALIQREIEQGIPAQRIIIAGFSQGGAVAYETALRFAQPLAGLLAMSTYFATKDCINLSAANRNIDIMVMHGSQDPVVLPVLGEQAKQNLRQLDYKVESKTYAMPHAVCAEQISDIADWISARLA
- a CDS encoding dicarboxylate/amino acid:cation symporter — protein: MKNSLSAKVFLGLVLGFIIGTMIQYVIPPSWAAAGFATEASTGLGGMFVSMIKLIVVPLVFISITCGICELKDLSSFGRLGTKTFSFYIINTIAAIALTMAIVMWLQPGVGVNLGAMAENVTLAATETPNMWQMVINIIPSNPFQAFAEGNMLQIIFMAIMTGIAIQALDKRGGPAIRSFKMANEIMMKLITLVMSLAPYGVFFLMISLGATLDSSKMLAVAGYIALVVSMFIFMFLVVYPMLVFITTGIKPVTFIKHIREQIMFSLSSASSNATIPVTMRTVTEKLGVSRSVAGFGVPLGATMNMSGAAIYTTIATIFVANAYGMPMTVEQMLPLGFTVLLLSIGAGGVPGGGIVSIGICLHTFGLPVEALAIVAAVDRICDMFCTTANVVGDTAINTIVAKSEGEIDIPMQGQAVTA
- the rplU gene encoding 50S ribosomal protein L21, with the translated sequence MYAVFQSGGKQHRVSEGQVVRLEKLEQEIGSSIEFDNVLMVADGDDIKVGAPYVDGGKVTAEIVAQGRGDKVKIVKFKRRKHSRKQQGHRQWYTEVKITGING
- the ispB gene encoding octaprenyl diphosphate synthase, whose translation is MNITEIQSLAEKDMADVNSLIYKQLESDVVLINQLGMYIVNAGGKRIRPLLTVLAARALGYQGDKHICLAAIIEFIHTATLLHDDVVDESELRRGRETANAMFGNSASVLVGDFLYTRSFQMMVTLDDMTVMQVLSNATNVIAEGEVLQLMNCNDPDTTVESYMQVIYSKTAKLFEAATRLAAVVTGQKDDVIAAMKAYGMHLGTAFQLIDDLMDYTADAKKMGKNVGDDLAEGKPTLPLLYAMHHGNEQQATMIRSAIENGDGMAHLDDILVAMQQTGALTYTQQMAEQEAQKAIEALATLDDSVYKQALIALANIAANRSV